In Paenibacillus sp. BIC5C1, a genomic segment contains:
- a CDS encoding glycosyltransferase has product MQNRLLGIHMIVQNEEHHLARCLDGFKSIGIECFITDTGSTDRTPAIARHYGATVLHTRWEDDFAHARNISLPLASTEWILCLDADEYVIQGLEELLDYLPKVHKGISRLRITIENRIGEGAGECVIFQPVRLFRAHQGYRYVGRIHEQLVRGGTRDGREQEDDDQDRKSSFTREEGWIADHEPLTPLRLVHDGYLPSTIAQGDKPLRNLKLLLRELADRPGQPFHLYNVGVTYCQLGHIEQAAEAFTESFLHTPLHAPYRSTLVRDYARVLLTMGCYDEAHGLLAGERQRYTGYADLHLLYGEVLEQQGLEERAYKSYARAVNCREGFSGADPKDDNKAEIRGIHQQVIEQTDKPESDELLVGKSFDDVHREPAQMQRHYVTDTGCDSYKAYTAMGRLAQKRGFLQESAHLYSLALGSEITYTPAWTGLADVLQQSGETDESIAETLLARWKEHSEKDRSKKEDSDPRLITYEDDLVHVVHAVASSGAYGQALNLLHRDARNTRINHEDYLYWMLCANRISDALQYVQNLWSEERSEVRNLPHEQRVDLALTYWINELSITESVVAAAKPQEREGWRLLNGLLEEEKQVHVKEDIDGKIDHQTRQAAVELSKNVLIRAVQIRQLAFAKKLYEKVSAIHSEHDGNGDYSRWLAAVLYRQGYTMAAAELLIQCMSQGDLDAESLFYLGEAVYAKGHYDQALILFQQALEKDSEQRQARAGAAVCYMWLALGVIRQELTRSPAEKVLIAQQTVLEQQLRTAEGLPWRTVFHARERRNQLADQTHFTMHDREG; this is encoded by the coding sequence ATGCAGAACAGGTTACTCGGAATTCATATGATTGTGCAAAATGAAGAACATCATCTGGCCCGCTGTCTCGACGGCTTCAAGTCGATTGGCATCGAATGCTTCATTACAGATACCGGCTCAACAGACCGTACTCCGGCGATTGCCAGACATTATGGAGCAACGGTGCTCCACACCCGTTGGGAAGATGATTTTGCACATGCCAGAAATATAAGTTTGCCTCTCGCGAGCACAGAATGGATTCTGTGTCTGGACGCGGATGAGTATGTCATACAGGGATTGGAAGAGCTTTTGGATTATCTACCGAAGGTCCATAAGGGCATTTCGAGACTGCGGATTACGATAGAGAACCGAATTGGCGAGGGAGCGGGAGAGTGTGTCATCTTCCAACCTGTGCGTCTTTTTCGCGCTCATCAAGGATATCGGTATGTCGGACGTATCCATGAGCAATTGGTTCGTGGCGGTACAAGGGATGGTAGAGAACAGGAGGACGATGATCAGGACAGAAAAAGCTCCTTTACCCGTGAAGAAGGCTGGATTGCTGATCATGAACCTTTGACTCCACTACGTTTGGTTCATGATGGTTATTTGCCGTCCACGATTGCTCAAGGAGATAAACCATTGCGTAATCTAAAGCTTTTGCTGCGGGAACTAGCCGATCGTCCGGGGCAGCCTTTCCACCTCTATAATGTTGGGGTCACGTACTGCCAGCTAGGGCATATTGAACAGGCAGCAGAAGCCTTTACTGAATCCTTTCTTCATACACCGCTGCACGCTCCGTATCGCTCCACCCTGGTTCGGGACTATGCCAGAGTTCTTCTGACAATGGGGTGCTATGACGAAGCTCATGGGCTATTGGCTGGAGAAAGACAGCGATATACGGGATATGCCGACCTGCATTTGCTATATGGAGAGGTTTTGGAGCAGCAGGGTCTGGAGGAGAGGGCCTACAAGTCCTATGCCAGAGCAGTGAATTGCCGGGAGGGCTTCAGTGGAGCTGATCCCAAGGACGATAACAAGGCAGAGATTCGAGGCATACATCAGCAGGTAATTGAGCAGACAGATAAACCGGAAAGCGATGAATTGCTTGTGGGTAAATCCTTTGATGATGTTCACAGAGAGCCAGCCCAAATGCAAAGACATTACGTAACGGATACAGGTTGCGATAGCTATAAAGCCTATACAGCCATGGGGAGGCTTGCACAGAAAAGAGGATTTCTGCAGGAGTCTGCTCATCTGTACAGCCTGGCTCTGGGAAGCGAGATCACGTATACTCCTGCATGGACAGGATTAGCCGATGTATTGCAGCAATCCGGAGAGACGGATGAAAGCATAGCAGAGACATTACTTGCACGCTGGAAAGAGCATTCAGAGAAAGACCGCTCAAAGAAAGAGGATTCAGATCCGCGCTTAATAACATACGAGGATGATCTGGTGCATGTGGTTCATGCAGTTGCTTCCAGTGGAGCGTATGGGCAGGCATTGAACTTGCTACATAGAGATGCCCGAAATACGCGTATAAACCATGAAGATTATCTGTATTGGATGTTATGTGCCAACAGGATATCTGATGCGCTGCAATACGTGCAGAATCTTTGGAGTGAGGAACGAAGTGAGGTCAGGAACCTCCCGCATGAACAGCGAGTAGATTTGGCATTGACCTATTGGATAAATGAATTATCTATAACTGAATCAGTAGTGGCCGCAGCAAAACCTCAGGAGAGGGAAGGCTGGAGATTGCTGAATGGCCTTTTGGAAGAGGAGAAACAGGTGCATGTCAAAGAAGATATAGATGGGAAAATAGATCATCAGACGCGTCAGGCTGCAGTGGAGCTGAGTAAGAACGTTTTGATTCGGGCAGTGCAGATTAGGCAATTGGCATTTGCCAAGAAGCTGTACGAGAAGGTGTCTGCAATTCACTCTGAACACGACGGAAATGGTGATTATAGCCGATGGCTGGCCGCTGTTCTTTACCGTCAGGGATACACCATGGCTGCCGCAGAGCTGCTGATTCAATGTATGTCACAAGGCGATCTGGATGCGGAAAGCCTCTTCTATCTTGGGGAAGCCGTGTATGCCAAAGGGCATTACGATCAGGCATTGATTCTTTTCCAGCAGGCATTGGAGAAGGATTCAGAACAACGGCAGGCGAGAGCTGGAGCTGCTGTCTGTTATATGTGGCTGGCGCTGGGGGTCATCAGACAAGAACTAACTCGTTCTCCTGCTGAAAAGGTGCTTATAGCACAACAAACTGTGCTGGAACAGCAGCTTCGCACCGCCGAAGGACTTCCTTGGCGTACGGTGTTCCATGCAAGGGAAAGGAGGAACCAGCTTGCCGACCAAACACATTTCACTATGCATGATCGTGAAGGATGA
- a CDS encoding DUF6385 domain-containing protein has translation MPNFTTFNTNPDNLRTLIFGHDSTGTAQPVHTDTSGNVLGIILDGTISNISGLTTVTINAGTITNILNGTITSVLGATITAGTINSVLGATITAGTLTNLLNGTITSVLGATITAGTITSVLGATVTAGTLTNLLNGTITSVLGATVTAGTLTNLLNGTITSVLGATITAGTITSVLGATVTAGTLTNLLNGTITSVLGATITAGTITSVLGATVTAGTLTNLLNGTITSVLGATITAGTITSVLGATITAGTINSVLGATITAGTLTNLLNGTITSVLGATITAGTLTNLLNGTITSVLGATVTAGTLTNLLNGTITSVLGATITAGTLTNLLNGTITSVLGATITAGTLSSVTSISQKSFQESQLLSTPTANTFTPLPAVTTSVFGTYSFFVYNRGPGLNRVDARVEISANGTNWYDDVDTVTGILPGSVDVLVPQRFLKYTRLSYRSSLLGAPSTIDVFFNGQGT, from the coding sequence ATGCCTAACTTTACAACGTTTAACACGAATCCGGATAATCTCAGAACTTTGATTTTTGGTCATGATAGTACAGGCACAGCCCAGCCGGTTCACACCGATACAAGCGGGAATGTACTGGGAATTATTTTGGATGGTACGATTAGTAATATCTCAGGTCTGACTACCGTTACGATTAATGCCGGAACCATCACAAATATTCTGAACGGAACGATTACCAGCGTCCTCGGAGCAACGATCACGGCGGGTACAATTAACAGCGTGCTTGGCGCAACCATCACAGCCGGAACACTAACAAACCTGCTGAATGGTACGATCACCAGTGTTCTGGGAGCTACCATTACTGCCGGAACGATCACAAGTGTGCTCGGGGCAACCGTGACGGCGGGGACATTAACAAACCTGCTCAATGGTACCATCACTAGCGTGCTTGGAGCCACAGTGACCGCAGGGACGCTGACGAACTTGCTGAACGGTACCATCACGAGTGTACTTGGGGCGACCATCACAGCGGGAACGATCACCAGCGTGCTTGGAGCCACAGTGACGGCGGGAACACTGACGAACTTGCTGAACGGTACCATCACGAGTGTACTTGGGGCGACCATCACAGCGGGAACGATCACCAGCGTGCTTGGAGCCACAGTGACGGCGGGAACACTGACGAACTTGCTGAATGGTACGATCACGAGTGTACTTGGAGCGACGATCACAGCCGGAACGATCACGAGTGTTCTGGGAGCAACAATCACGGCGGGTACCATCAATAGCGTGCTTGGAGCCACGATTACCGCAGGCACGCTGACCAATCTGTTGAACGGTACCATCACAAGTGTTCTTGGTGCTACGATTACAGCAGGAACACTGACGAATTTGTTAAATGGTACAATCACCAGCGTGCTTGGAGCTACCGTGACAGCGGGAACGTTAACGAATTTGCTTAACGGTACGATTACCAGTGTGCTTGGAGCCACCATTACAGCCGGAACGTTGACCAACTTGTTGAATGGTACCATTACCAGCGTATTGGGAGCCACGATTACAGCGGGTACACTCAGCAGTGTGACATCCATCTCGCAAAAGAGCTTTCAGGAATCACAGCTTCTTAGTACGCCGACGGCAAACACGTTTACACCGCTTCCGGCAGTCACGACGAGTGTATTCGGCACTTATTCTTTCTTTGTATATAACAGGGGTCCAGGGCTTAACCGGGTAGATGCCCGCGTCGAAATCAGTGCCAACGGTACCAACTGGTACGATGATGTGGACACGGTAACCGGGATCTTGCCAGGCTCGGTGGATGTACTGGTGCCGCAGCGTTTTCTCAAATATACACGTCTTTCCTACCGCTCCAGTCTGCTGGGAGCACCAAGTACGATTGATGTGTTCTTCAATGGACAAGGCACATAA
- a CDS encoding DUF6385 domain-containing protein — translation MSRTAKRSKKKTNQTTKYVSRRQSRRSCRAKLLKPPCSRITRPRFKQGGSSRTTLPGATHCFTEHTYVGAETNGSMNSLPAQDTSSLSMYTYGIVNRGENPALVQIQISPNARDYAVDSQEVIAGGQTKALVPQRFLRYTRLVIQSVEPDQPTRLDVYFQAQRMP, via the coding sequence ATGAGTCGAACAGCGAAGCGTAGCAAGAAGAAAACGAACCAAACAACTAAATATGTCAGCCGTCGCCAATCCCGTCGTTCCTGCCGCGCTAAATTGCTGAAACCTCCTTGTTCCCGGATTACTCGTCCCCGGTTCAAGCAGGGTGGTTCCTCACGTACGACACTCCCTGGTGCTACTCACTGTTTTACAGAGCATACGTATGTCGGAGCCGAGACAAACGGTAGTATGAATTCTCTTCCGGCTCAAGACACCTCATCACTCAGCATGTACACCTATGGCATTGTAAATCGGGGTGAAAATCCGGCTCTTGTGCAGATTCAGATCAGCCCCAATGCCAGAGACTATGCTGTGGACAGCCAGGAAGTGATTGCCGGAGGTCAGACCAAAGCGCTGGTACCGCAACGATTTCTGCGTTATACCCGGCTGGTTATCCAATCGGTTGAACCGGATCAGCCAACCCGGCTCGATGTTTATTTTCAGGCGCAGCGTATGCCGTAA
- a CDS encoding MFS transporter, with the protein MTVISNEPNPSSISSNSSSKSLWANFRFMRMFIAYSLATFGDWFDALAIQIMVAYRWGADPLIIALIPVCMAVPGILLGSVAGALADRLHKVKIMMICDVITVLLTIGILFAPSAAWLLPLLALRAMMGVFHVPAQQALTRQVVAEEHLFQASSLNGFVNQCSKVAGPLLGAVIVAVFSPQVCILINACTRLLSGAVLWPLRRLTENSEPSASGESPLETGEGEESLFSQWQKGWRFIQNSRTLLSTILFGCFGLMAILMIDYQFTTLFREIKPGNEALIGWLGSSAGAGAVVIILLLNRLPRIGYGWGLGGGYLLIGAGIAALGWVSSQTSEFWIIIWGLCIGVGNGLFMVTLNYLLQKETPPAYVGRVFGIQNSLSSVVLVVAPLAGGALIRSVGPSPTFQYIGMATLAIGLAGMLLQRILWIGKQPHPIKSTGELGQESVKQP; encoded by the coding sequence ATGACCGTCATTTCAAATGAACCCAATCCATCATCCATTTCGTCCAATAGCTCATCCAAAAGCCTATGGGCCAACTTTCGCTTCATGCGGATGTTTATTGCATATTCGCTCGCTACCTTTGGAGATTGGTTTGACGCGCTCGCCATCCAAATTATGGTTGCTTATCGTTGGGGGGCTGATCCGCTGATCATTGCTCTTATTCCGGTATGTATGGCTGTTCCGGGTATCTTGCTGGGTTCTGTTGCAGGAGCGTTGGCGGATCGGCTGCACAAGGTGAAAATCATGATGATATGTGATGTAATCACCGTTCTGCTAACGATAGGAATTCTGTTTGCGCCAAGTGCGGCATGGTTATTGCCGCTGCTTGCTTTACGGGCCATGATGGGGGTATTCCATGTGCCAGCCCAGCAGGCGCTAACACGCCAAGTAGTAGCAGAGGAGCATTTATTTCAGGCCTCATCCCTGAACGGTTTTGTGAACCAATGCTCCAAAGTTGCGGGACCGCTGCTGGGGGCAGTCATTGTGGCCGTATTTTCACCGCAAGTCTGTATTTTAATCAATGCTTGTACACGTTTGTTGTCGGGAGCCGTATTATGGCCTTTACGGCGTCTAACAGAGAACTCAGAACCGTCTGCATCGGGCGAAAGTCCTTTGGAAACGGGAGAGGGAGAGGAATCCCTGTTCAGCCAATGGCAGAAGGGATGGCGGTTTATCCAGAACAGCCGCACCCTTCTGAGTACGATTCTATTTGGTTGCTTTGGATTAATGGCGATCCTCATGATCGATTACCAGTTTACGACGCTATTTCGAGAGATCAAGCCAGGTAACGAAGCTTTGATCGGCTGGTTGGGATCATCCGCCGGAGCAGGTGCGGTTGTGATCATTCTACTGTTGAATCGCCTTCCGCGAATTGGATATGGCTGGGGGTTGGGTGGAGGATATTTGTTGATTGGTGCCGGAATTGCTGCGCTTGGTTGGGTCAGTTCTCAAACATCCGAGTTCTGGATCATCATCTGGGGCTTATGCATCGGAGTGGGCAATGGTCTGTTCATGGTGACATTGAATTACTTGCTGCAAAAAGAAACTCCGCCTGCCTATGTGGGCCGTGTATTCGGTATTCAAAACTCACTTTCCAGTGTCGTGCTGGTCGTTGCTCCACTTGCTGGCGGCGCCTTGATTCGGAGTGTGGGACCGAGTCCCACATTTCAATATATCGGGATGGCAACACTGGCTATTGGTTTGGCAGGCATGCTGCTGCAACGAATCTTATGGATAGGGAAACAACCTCATCCGATAAAGTCGACTGGAGAACTTGGGCAGGAATCAGTCAAACAGCCATAA
- a CDS encoding winged helix-turn-helix domain-containing protein yields MLLLFDEGTYTVTRRSDSIRLLAKEFALLHFLYENKEKAFTRSQLLDRVWPLEYPVERTVDDHVYRLRKKLKRWEEIALETVRGYGYRLIVRSNVAILPSNPSAQDQEMREVIHGLFRKYHLYGQGKSMLALLDQQEALGIEIDPFYQLYIHFIQGDLEWLITTTEIPFEERLYWLLIFTHTLIEPSESLPLYEKALNSSALSAEQLRELRILNIVEVYAEVGQYERAKARLIETYHVMEKDELVHFRLPVKLSELYVELWGGSGEAVENQMAVLRSGLKDAPYLREIGRFQVMEGLWLLRQGRTREAEPRMDDGLDVLKMTLNAPLYLNSAYQILLFMAHHRIEGRLRKKYGQVYADISKSYGVPVYGQQIVDEIRMFLSPFAPSSDLPLI; encoded by the coding sequence ATGTTGTTACTATTCGATGAAGGAACATACACTGTAACCCGGCGTTCCGATTCCATTCGCCTGCTGGCGAAGGAGTTTGCACTGCTGCATTTTTTGTATGAGAACAAGGAAAAAGCCTTTACTCGCAGCCAATTGCTGGACCGGGTATGGCCATTGGAATATCCCGTTGAACGCACCGTGGACGACCATGTGTATCGACTGCGCAAGAAACTGAAACGTTGGGAAGAAATTGCACTGGAGACCGTGCGTGGTTATGGTTACCGGCTTATCGTCCGATCGAATGTTGCGATATTGCCTTCTAACCCTTCTGCCCAAGATCAGGAGATGCGAGAAGTGATTCATGGATTGTTCCGCAAATATCATCTGTACGGGCAGGGGAAATCGATGCTTGCGCTGCTGGATCAGCAAGAAGCGCTGGGCATTGAGATTGATCCATTTTATCAGTTGTATATCCACTTTATTCAGGGAGATCTGGAATGGCTGATTACAACAACGGAAATTCCCTTCGAGGAACGTTTGTATTGGCTGCTAATTTTTACACATACCTTGATTGAACCATCAGAGAGTCTGCCCTTATACGAAAAGGCTCTAAATTCATCGGCTTTGTCAGCCGAACAGCTTCGTGAACTTCGTATTCTGAACATTGTTGAAGTCTACGCAGAGGTGGGCCAATATGAACGAGCCAAAGCTCGACTTATTGAAACGTATCATGTGATGGAAAAAGATGAACTGGTCCACTTCAGACTTCCGGTAAAGCTCTCAGAGTTGTATGTAGAACTATGGGGTGGTAGCGGCGAAGCGGTAGAGAATCAGATGGCTGTCCTGCGTTCCGGGTTGAAAGATGCGCCATACTTGCGGGAAATCGGACGCTTTCAAGTGATGGAAGGCTTATGGCTGCTCCGACAGGGGAGAACCCGAGAGGCAGAGCCAAGAATGGACGATGGTCTGGACGTGTTGAAGATGACATTGAACGCGCCGCTATATCTGAATTCGGCCTACCAGATATTGTTGTTCATGGCACACCACCGCATAGAGGGGCGTCTTCGCAAAAAATACGGTCAAGTTTATGCGGATATCTCCAAAAGTTACGGCGTACCTGTTTATGGACAGCAAATTGTGGATGAAATCCGCATGTTTTTATCCCCGTTTGCTCCATCCTCTGATCTTCCTCTGATATAA
- a CDS encoding ABC transporter ATP-binding protein, giving the protein MLEITQVTKLFNPGTTDEKTALVGVNLTMNPGDFVTVIGSNGAGKSTLMNIISGVMKPDMGDVLINDRSIKSLPEHKRSSWIGRVFQDPMAGTAPHMSIEENMAMAYKRGKGRGLGFGVTRARREIFNAQLEKLGIGLDKRPNAKVGLLSGGERQALSLLMATFTQPQILLLDEHTAALDPSRAELITELTETLVREMRLTTLMVTHNMEQAIRLGNRLIMMDKGRIILDVSEERKRTLTVPELLGEFERISGKKMADDRVVLG; this is encoded by the coding sequence ATGCTTGAGATTACACAAGTGACCAAACTGTTTAATCCTGGAACGACGGACGAGAAGACTGCACTGGTTGGCGTAAACCTGACGATGAATCCGGGAGATTTTGTGACCGTGATTGGCAGTAATGGCGCGGGGAAATCAACATTGATGAATATTATCTCAGGCGTCATGAAGCCAGATATGGGCGATGTGCTGATCAATGACCGTTCCATCAAAAGCCTGCCTGAGCATAAACGCAGCAGTTGGATTGGCCGTGTATTTCAGGACCCAATGGCGGGTACAGCACCGCATATGTCCATTGAGGAGAATATGGCGATGGCGTACAAACGTGGCAAGGGCCGCGGACTAGGCTTTGGAGTTACACGTGCAAGACGGGAGATTTTCAACGCCCAGTTGGAGAAGCTCGGCATCGGCCTCGACAAACGCCCCAATGCCAAAGTTGGCCTTTTATCCGGCGGTGAACGCCAGGCGCTCAGCCTGTTGATGGCAACATTCACCCAGCCGCAAATTTTGCTGCTGGACGAGCATACGGCTGCGCTTGATCCTTCTCGTGCGGAGCTGATCACGGAGCTGACAGAGACGCTAGTACGTGAGATGAGACTTACAACGTTGATGGTCACACACAATATGGAGCAGGCCATACGTTTGGGCAATCGTCTAATTATGATGGACAAAGGCCGGATTATTCTGGACGTTAGTGAAGAGCGCAAGCGCACGCTGACCGTACCTGAGTTATTGGGTGAGTTTGAACGTATCAGTGGTAAAAAAATGGCCGATGATCGTGTGGTGCTGGGTTAA
- a CDS encoding ABC transporter permease, translating into MALGVYITFRILDFPDLTVDGSFTTGGAIAAVMISNDFSPWLACLAAMAGGMVAGACTGLLHTKGKINGLLSGILMMIALYSINMRILGAPNKSIMGMDNPFSGEHVMIIIIVVVLVFKIMLDLFMKTDIGLALRATGDNKRMIRSLGANTDVTTIVGVSLSNGLVALSGAFIAQQSGFADITMGIGMIVIGLASVIIGEAILGARTVFWATLAAVVGSIIYRIVVAIALQVEWFDTSDLKLITAVIVIIALVFPTMQRSMKQKSLARKRTEELMGSSSQQAKGGM; encoded by the coding sequence ATGGCATTGGGTGTATATATTACATTCCGCATACTGGACTTCCCCGATCTCACCGTAGACGGAAGTTTTACAACAGGAGGCGCAATCGCGGCGGTCATGATATCCAACGACTTCTCTCCTTGGCTCGCTTGCTTGGCAGCAATGGCTGGAGGAATGGTGGCTGGCGCCTGTACAGGTCTGCTGCACACCAAAGGAAAAATTAACGGGCTGTTATCCGGTATTCTGATGATGATTGCCTTGTATTCGATTAATATGCGTATTCTAGGCGCACCGAACAAATCCATTATGGGCATGGACAACCCGTTCTCGGGTGAACATGTCATGATCATTATTATCGTAGTTGTGCTGGTATTCAAAATCATGCTGGATCTGTTTATGAAAACAGATATTGGACTGGCACTGCGAGCCACAGGTGACAACAAACGCATGATTCGCAGCCTTGGCGCGAATACGGATGTGACCACTATTGTTGGTGTCAGTTTGTCCAACGGACTTGTTGCGCTGTCTGGAGCCTTTATTGCACAGCAATCCGGTTTTGCAGACATTACGATGGGCATCGGGATGATCGTCATCGGACTGGCCTCCGTTATTATCGGGGAAGCGATTCTTGGTGCAAGAACTGTTTTCTGGGCCACACTTGCGGCCGTGGTCGGTTCAATTATTTACCGGATTGTGGTTGCGATCGCACTCCAGGTCGAATGGTTCGATACATCCGATCTGAAGCTGATCACAGCGGTAATCGTTATTATCGCACTTGTTTTCCCAACCATGCAGCGCTCCATGAAGCAGAAAAGTCTGGCTCGCAAACGAACCGAAGAGCTTATGGGCTCGTCGAGCCAACAGGCGAAGGGAGGCATGTGA
- a CDS encoding ABC transporter substrate-binding protein, whose translation MKKKLLMSLMMVTSMIVAAGCGNNSGGSTTTEGSGSTTGEGTAEKSYRIAISQIVEHPSLDATREGFIAALKDAGLEENKNLTIDYNNAQGDSTNNLSIAQKIAGDSKNDLVLGIATPSALALAQQVKDKPLLFAAVTDPLGAKLVSDMDKPGGNVTGASDTNPEAIVQLADFIAKNLPDVKTVGLVINEGEPNAVVMANNAEKALATHNIKLIKAPVTNTSEVKQATDSLVGKVDAFYITLDNSVVSAVDTIIQTANKNKIPFFSSDRDTVEKGAFATVGFKYFDHGYQVGEMAADILKNGSKPGDLKVTVPDKLDLILNLKAAEAQGITVTDEMKAEVKDQDNNIIQ comes from the coding sequence ATGAAAAAGAAATTATTAATGTCTCTGATGATGGTTACATCTATGATCGTAGCGGCTGGTTGCGGAAATAACAGCGGCGGTAGCACAACGACCGAGGGATCAGGTAGCACAACAGGTGAAGGTACGGCAGAAAAATCGTATCGCATCGCGATCTCACAAATCGTCGAGCATCCATCGCTGGATGCCACACGTGAAGGATTTATTGCAGCGCTGAAGGATGCTGGTCTTGAAGAGAACAAGAATCTGACGATTGACTACAATAACGCGCAAGGGGATTCAACGAACAATCTGTCCATTGCCCAGAAGATTGCCGGGGATTCCAAAAATGATCTGGTCCTAGGGATTGCAACACCATCCGCACTGGCCCTGGCTCAACAAGTAAAGGACAAGCCATTGCTTTTCGCGGCAGTGACAGATCCACTGGGTGCCAAACTGGTGAGTGACATGGACAAGCCAGGCGGTAACGTAACAGGTGCATCGGATACGAACCCGGAGGCGATCGTGCAATTGGCTGATTTTATCGCCAAAAATTTGCCGGATGTGAAGACGGTAGGTCTGGTTATTAACGAGGGCGAACCAAATGCTGTTGTGATGGCGAACAATGCAGAAAAAGCGCTGGCAACACATAATATCAAGCTAATCAAAGCACCAGTTACGAATACATCCGAAGTAAAACAGGCGACCGATTCCCTGGTTGGCAAAGTGGATGCCTTCTATATCACGTTGGATAACTCGGTGGTTAGCGCAGTGGATACAATTATCCAGACAGCGAATAAAAATAAAATTCCGTTCTTCTCCAGTGACCGGGATACCGTGGAAAAAGGGGCTTTCGCAACCGTTGGCTTCAAATACTTTGATCATGGATACCAAGTTGGTGAAATGGCTGCGGACATTTTGAAAAATGGGTCGAAACCGGGCGACTTAAAAGTCACCGTGCCGGACAAGCTGGACCTGATTCTGAACCTGAAAGCGGCTGAAGCTCAAGGTATCACTGTAACCGATGAGATGAAAGCAGAAGTGAAGGACCAAGATAACAACATTATTCAATAA
- a CDS encoding helix-turn-helix transcriptional regulator produces MLIVKREEERTTRERILFMLKQQGTMTAREMTAELGLTGMAIRRHLTALEQDGWIEVREARATAGRPSAVYHLTVRGDSFFPKSYSSLTLELLEELSDSAGSGVVDALFESRRDKLLRSGQPQMEGQDLAGRVEELARIQNANGYMADTSKEEDGTYVLTELNCPIVQVASVYKQACRCELELFRSLLKADVERTECYADGGKKCTYQIREAAGN; encoded by the coding sequence GTGCTGATCGTGAAGCGCGAAGAGGAACGAACGACGCGTGAACGGATTTTGTTCATGCTGAAGCAGCAAGGCACAATGACCGCAAGGGAAATGACAGCTGAGCTTGGTCTGACCGGCATGGCGATTCGCCGTCACCTCACGGCACTGGAGCAGGATGGATGGATTGAAGTTCGAGAAGCCAGAGCGACAGCTGGACGTCCATCCGCCGTGTACCATCTGACGGTTCGCGGGGATAGCTTTTTCCCAAAATCATATTCATCACTGACACTGGAACTGCTGGAGGAACTGTCGGATTCAGCGGGCAGCGGTGTCGTGGATGCATTGTTCGAGAGTCGCCGGGACAAGCTGCTTCGCAGCGGACAGCCACAGATGGAAGGTCAGGATCTGGCCGGACGTGTCGAGGAACTCGCGCGCATTCAGAATGCAAACGGATATATGGCCGATACCTCCAAAGAAGAAGATGGCACCTATGTGCTTACCGAGCTGAACTGCCCCATAGTTCAGGTAGCGAGTGTCTATAAACAGGCTTGCCGCTGTGAACTGGAACTGTTCCGTTCATTGCTAAAGGCCGATGTGGAGCGCACTGAATGTTATGCAGACGGCGGCAAAAAATGCACATACCAGATCCGCGAAGCGGCTGGGAATTAG